The following proteins come from a genomic window of Athalia rosae chromosome 1, iyAthRosa1.1, whole genome shotgun sequence:
- the LOC105683692 gene encoding apoptosis regulatory protein Siva-like isoform X2: MPKRICPFDDDLAPQMKIHVGQKEVNNGVQKDIHMKKVYDRTLGMLMMGGKELSRQMNESIDLDLSDAVPVRISADLKLNPRQSLKQMFLNNKLQLEVREEYIKNVPIGICGCCRSIDDRNAHNCSHCEKILCSSCLLQCHKCSEYFCQSCSMVTYDTEEHNVCLNCYE, translated from the exons ATGCCGAAACGAATTTGCCCATTCGACGACGATTTAGCTCCGCAGATGAAAATTCATGTGGGACAGAAGGAGGTCAATAATGGAGTGCAAAAAGATATTCACATGAAAAAGGTTTATG atcGAACTTTAGGTATGTTAATGATGGGAGGCAAGGAACTGTCGAGGCAAATGAACGAGTCCATTGATTTAGATCTATCTGATGCAGTCCCAGTCAGAATTTCAGCTGACCTCAAGCTTAATCCTCGGCAGAGTTTAAAACAAATGTTtctaaataataaattacaacTAGAAGTAAGAGAAGAATACATCAAG AATGTCCCCATTGGTATTTGTGGATGTTGTCGGTCGATCGATGATCGTAATGCACACAACTGTTCCcactgtgaaaaaatattatgctCATCTTGCCTTCTCCAATGTCATAAATGTTCAGAATACTTCTGTCAATCTTGCTCAATGGTTAC GTATGATACAGAAGAACATAACGTGTGCCTGAACTGTTATGAATGA
- the LOC105683692 gene encoding uncharacterized protein LOC105683692 isoform X1: MPKRICPFDDDLAPQMKIHVGQKEVNNGVQKDIHMKKVYDRTLGMLMMGGKELSRQMNESIDLDLSDAVPVRISADLKLNPRQSLKQMFLNNKLQLEVREEYIKNFMFFRMSPLVFVDVVGRSMIVMHTTVPTVKKYYAHLAFSNVINVQNTSVNLAQWLRMIQKNITCA; encoded by the exons ATGCCGAAACGAATTTGCCCATTCGACGACGATTTAGCTCCGCAGATGAAAATTCATGTGGGACAGAAGGAGGTCAATAATGGAGTGCAAAAAGATATTCACATGAAAAAGGTTTATG atcGAACTTTAGGTATGTTAATGATGGGAGGCAAGGAACTGTCGAGGCAAATGAACGAGTCCATTGATTTAGATCTATCTGATGCAGTCCCAGTCAGAATTTCAGCTGACCTCAAGCTTAATCCTCGGCAGAGTTTAAAACAAATGTTtctaaataataaattacaacTAGAAGTAAGAGAAGAATACATCAAG AATTTCATGTTTTTCAGAATGTCCCCATTGGTATTTGTGGATGTTGTCGGTCGATCGATGATCGTAATGCACACAACTGTTCCcactgtgaaaaaatattatgctCATCTTGCCTTCTCCAATGTCATAAATGTTCAGAATACTTCTGTCAATCTTGCTCAATGGTTAC GTATGATACAGAAGAACATAACGTGTGCCTGA
- the LOC105683818 gene encoding uncharacterized protein LOC105683818 encodes MPSDSDSDSDWNEELINAVKQKQGKSKTITEDERIERVQECLTEGAEIDSVDKDKNTALHIAVKKGYKKLVQFLIEQKARTDITNKNDHTAFELAEGSGKEDILAIFRASVVQSTDQQPNDPLTQLFSSCGLTAPHLFATKNLKRTASDAVADNETQKKLRIGNNDELDENRDEDMESLEEITWSDEDENRDDEMVGKKSPSFFHGDNKYAASGLKQTLHGNIYQLKLLMLFLQRGLKKGYHFRLATEMDLAEKFDDLVFQYYDNFALGNSKSAAGPSFRFLQAKHKQDESKLISARDLLTEKDDEFSLQKYFISYRRIKKKMEFDRGTLKDFIICTNIGFDVEGLKSKMIVLKKVEGDDPLLEIKSSAKQPSRYKLLVDEKSELFTILKRTAEVFTVMKILTEYIYDLKDKTPMTNSVFKTYRSALAEEVFNVEKKEFFGNFVTGVNLSDRAKNFRQIFYDECLSIGSRQKRLSAQNVNESDVWKEIQKNSAKLSNLFSQHFKLISDPKLTELVKFSEEFVKLINNAGNNNNIVKIDRRIYKSKAREGSNEKIVADNLDKLAGHVLVKGNENIKFSTQFLNDNLVPVGDIKDFRDLLKARLGPSYNNLDKYRFKINDYQTCDEEYLHSKPQLPIDDVSDGEIEEFFDKLIFAVNQPNEVELSEIITREIAEGSKVNLLNADLVGDSFQREMLDWFKEKGTEKGKEGRFFSTVDGMKFFDSTEEKINTLISSGLSLSYPEELRKYGVDFKDENQHLKDFLTPGSPNYNENRVLNLITTGDTLPTAIRVYQSVQRSRRYAENDSVIFMRLRTFIPSKIKSRVISAFGSTKSHHLLIMDCGAAKNRDLHKLKELLSKPIGENGTKKAILISQDKNQPTTKSKYCCDAHDDVSFRDLTVEAQKKLLGKFIINFQGSKRKTSLQNLLGLVGNEELERLESVIDSGTLIKMIVGEEIKIGSQMNATNDDDYIKRDFKRCVFLKYDIVERQLGQNEYDILAFSGDIQGSFLESKLAEKIEAQNKFSNSNIPTGTRRQNEFVILDKGREEEHFKELCQANLNTNVHWIQCYCSKLNWYKSRGDIHNLASNRYDSPFADDPPRPDTVTVAKETITEEGLARVDDDDRKVAIISDTAGMGKSMVLRNLERIMKKRNPELWVIRVDLNNFTRVLRDVSKSRTIENGSDEESIEFFIEKLANLTSSLEKEVLRHALKNNQGAALLLDGFDEISPDYKFTVEKLLQALKKQNLKKLVVTTRPHLGTELEQTLRTFFYTMEPFSESTQLEFLIKYWKKGLALHDAGERIQQRLKIYAGTLLRNIGAMITHAAEKFAGVPLQTKLIAEVFQDNRLEDGRVLMAGVEACKDFLYSDHEEPVLPNNINIPDLYSYFVERKYFLYRVEKKKEDPTNLASDEDSEDLRGVFLKRHEKLALRSLYDTEELTTLLPHPQEMETINIFIKKIIAGQERTGIVTQVINGVPQFVHRTFAEHFAAIYFMNVMRYGDHNPDVLTFIVQHILVRTKDPSLNHFLRNLLLQKAPDECHFEGRLMMIARWRHIAHRHCHPHEKVHLLNQDDTIVNFILNQLAKSRKSEEYPIYGNKAIKQWEGHTTIFDWYVTENNPPDRETVLAKWLLFDQQKVA; translated from the coding sequence ATGCCAAGTGACAGCGATAGTGATTCGGATTGGAACGAGGAGCTCATAAATGCCGTTAAACAAAAACAGGGGAAATCAAAGACGATCACAGAGGATGAAAGGATCGAAAGAGTTCAGGAATGTCTTACGGAAGGAGCGGAAATTGACAGCGTTGACAAGGATAAGAACACAGCGCTTCATATCGCCGTGAAAAAGGGGTACAAAaaactcgttcaatttctcATTGAACAAAAGGCAAGAACGGATATCACCAATAAAAATGATCACACCGCCTTCGAACTCGCGGAAGGGTCCGGAAAGGAAGATATTTTGGCCATTTTTAGAGCCTCAGTTGTTCAATCAACCGATCAACAACCGAATGATCCTCTGactcaattattttcgtctTGCGGACTGACAGCTCCTCATTTATTTgcaacgaaaaatttgaagagaacCGCGTCTGACGCTGTTGCGGATAATGAGACgcagaaaaaattacgaatcgGTAATAATGACGAGCTTGACGAAAATCGTGACGAGGATATGGAGAGTTTGGAGGAGATTACATGGTCggatgaagatgaaaatcgaGACGATGAAATGGTCGGTAAAAAATCCCCGTCCTTTTTTCATGGTGATAATAAATACGCTGCATCTGGTCTCAAGCAAACTTTACACGGGAATATTTATCAACTAAAACTGTTGATGTTGTTTTTACAACGCGGGCTTAAGAAAGGTTACCATTTTCGATTGGCGACCGAAATGGATTTGgcggaaaaatttgatgaccTTGTTTTTCAGTATTACGATAACTTCGCACTAGGAAATTCCAAGAGCGCTGCAGGACCATCGTTCAGATTTCTTCAGGCCAAGCACAAGCAGGATGAATCCAAACTTATTAGTGCTCGTGATCTTCTTACGGAAAAAGACGACGAATTCAGcttgcaaaaatattttatttcgtatcgaagaataaaaaaaaaaatggaattcgaCCGAGGAACTTTGAAGGATTTTATCATATGCACCAACATCGGTTTCGATGTTGAAGGATTAAAGTCTAAAATGATTGTTCTCAAAAAAGTTGAAGGCGATGACCCTCTTCTCGAAATTAAAAGCTCGGCAAAACAACCGTCCAGATATAAACTGCtggtcgatgaaaaatccgaACTTTTCACAATTCTTAAAAGAACGGCCGAAGTATTTACCGTTATGAAAATTCTGACCGAGTATATCTACGATTTGAAAGATAAAACGCCGATGACCAATTCAGTTTTCAAAACATATCGAAGCGCGTTAGCGGAAGAAGTTTtcaacgtagaaaaaaaagaattcttcgGCAATTTTGTAACCGGAGTTAATTTGTCGGACAGAGCCAAGAATTTTCGGCAAATTTTTTACGACGAATGTTTGAGCATAGGTTCGAGGCAGAAAAGATTATCGGCGCAAAACGTGAACGAGAGTGATGTCTGGAAggagattcaaaaaaattcggccaaGTTATCGAATCTGTTCAGTCAACATTTTAAGTTGATTTCGGACCCGAAACTTACCGAACTGGTGAAGTTTTCCGAAGAGTTcgtaaaattgataaacaacgcgggtaataataataatatcgtcaAGATCGACAGAAGAATCTACAAGTCAAAAGCTAGAGAGGGATCGAACGAGAAAATCGTTGCTGATAACCTGGACAAGCTTGCTGGACATGTTCTAGTTAAAggcaatgaaaatataaaattctccACACAGTTTCTTAATGATAATCTTGTACCCGTCGGGGACATTAAAGACTTCAGGGATCTTCTCAAGGCACGACTTGGACCGAGTTACAACAATCTCGATAAGTATCGGTTCAAGATAAATGATTATCAAACTTGCGACGAAGAATACTTACATTCCAAACCGCAACTACCAATCGATGACGTATCGGATGGGGAAATTGAAGAGTTTTTTGATAAGTTAATATTTGCGGTTAATCAACCGAACGAAGTTGAGCTGAGTGAAATAATAACGAGGGAAATTGCTGAGGGTAGTAAAGTTAATCTACTGAACGCGGATCTCGTCGGTGATTCGTTTCAAAGGGAAATGTTGGATTGGTTCAAGGAGAAGGGAACGGAGAAGGGAAAGGAGGGAAGATTTTTCTCGACCGTTGACGgaatgaaattcttcgattcaacggaagagaaaattaacaCCTTGATCTCTTCAGGACTCAGTTTGTCTTATCCGGAAGAGCTGAGGAAATACGGTGTAGATTTTAAGGACGAAAACCAGCACCTCAAAGATTTCCTCACACCCGGCTCACCCAACTACAATGAAAATCGAGTTTTAAATTTAATCACCACTGGAGATACACTGCCCACTGCAATCAGGGTCTATCAGTCTGTTCAACGAAGTAGAAGGTACGCTGAAAATGATAGTGTAATTTTCATGCGTTTGCGGACGTTTATACCGTCAAAAATAAAGAGCAGGGTAATCTCGGCATTCGGATCGACAAAAAGTCACCATTTGTTGATCATGGATTGCGGTGCCGCAAAAAACAGAGATTTGCATAAATTGAAGGAGCTTTTGTCCAAACCGATCGGCGAAAATGGTACGAAAAAAGCGATTCTCATATCCCAGGATAAAAATCAGCCGACTACGAAATCGAAGTATTGTTGCGATGCTCACGATGACGTTTCTTTCCGAGACTTGACGGTAGAagctcaaaaaaaattactcggtaaatttatcataaattttcaagggtCAAAGAGAAAGACGAGTTTGCAAAATTTATTGGGCCTCGTTGGAAATGAAGAACTAGAGAGACTTGAAAGCGTCATAGACTCCGGTACTCTGATTAAAATGATTGTTGGGGAGGAGATAAAGATCGGAAGTCAAATGAACGCGACAAATGACGACGATTACATAAAACGTGATTTCAAAAGGTGTGTATTCCTCAAGTACGATATTGTTGAACGTCAATTAGGGCAGAACGAATATGATATTCTCGCTTTTAGTGGCGACATACAAGGGTCGTTTCTAGAATCCAAGTTAGCGGAGAAGATAGAAGCacaaaacaaattttccaattcaaacaTCCCTACCGGAACTCGAAGACAAAATGAATTCGTAATACTCGATAAAGGACGAGAAGAAGAGCATTTCAAAGAACTCTGCCAGGCTAATTTGAACACAAATGTCCACTGGATACAATGTTACTGCTCAAAGTTAAACTGGTACAAATCTCGAGGGGATATTCATAATCTGGCGAGCAATAGATACGATTCTCCTTTTGCTGATGATCCTCCTCGGCCTGATACGGTAACAGTAGCTAAAGAAACAATAACGGAAGAAGGGCTAGCTCGTGTCGATGACGATGACCGGAAGGTTGCGATAATTTCGGATACCGCAGGGATGGGGAAAAGCATGGTGTTGAGAAATTTGgagagaataatgaaaaagaggaatcCGGAACTCTGGGTGATTCGAGTTGACCTGAATAATTTCACCAGAGTCCTTCGGGATGTATCCAAGAGTAGAACCATTGAGAATGGCTCGGACGAagaatcgattgaattttttattgaaaaacttGCAAACCTCACGAGTTCTTTGGAGAAGGAAGTCTTGAGACACGcactgaaaaataatcaaggggCAGCATTGCTTCTGGATGGATTCGACGAAATCAGTCCCGATTATAAGTTCACGGTGGAAAAATTACTACAagcgttgaaaaaacaaaacctcAAGAAATTGGTTGTCACTACTAGACCGCATTTGGGAACAGAGCTGGAGCAAACATTGAGAACATTCTTTTATACGATGGAACCGTTCTCAGAATCTACTCAGcttgaatttttgataaagTACTGGAAAAAGGGACTAGCCCTTCATGACGCTGGGGAACGGATTCAacaacgattgaaaatttacgcTGGAACCTTGTTGAGAAACATTGGTGCGATGATCACACATGCGGCGGAAAAGTTCGCCGGTGTCCCCCTTCAGACGAAATTGATAGCCGAAGTTTTTCAAGATAATCGGCTTGAGGATGGTCGAGTATTGATGGCGGGTGTAGAAGCCTGCAAAGATTTCTTGTATTCTGATCATGAGGAGCCAGTGTTGCCGAATAATATCAACATTCCCGATCTATATTCATACTTTGTCGAGAGAAAGTACTTCCTCTATCGtgtagaaaagaagaaagaagatccGACAAACTTAGCATCAGATGAAGATAGCGAGGATCTACGTGGGGTATTTTTGAAACGACACGAGAAACTGGCTTTGCGTTCATTGTACGATACCGAAGAACTTACAACGCTGCTGCCTCACCCTCAGGAAATGGaaacgataaatattttcataaaaaaaataatagctgGACAAGAAAGAACGGGCATTGTCACACAAGTTATAAACGGTGTACCGCAGTTTGTTCACAGAACTTTTGCGGAACATTTTGCAGCGATATATTTCATGAACGTAATGAGATACGGCGACCACAATCCAGATGTCCTAACGTTCATTGTGCAACATATTCTCGTTAGGACTAAGGACCCAAGTCTCAACCACTTCTTGAGAAACCTTTTACTACAAAAGGCACCCGACGAGTGTCACTTCGAGGGACGCCTCATGATGATCGCTCGTTGGCGGCATATCGCCCACCGACATTGTCATCCCCATGAAAAAGTACATTTATTGAACCAAGACGATACCATAGTTAATTTCATCCTCAATCAATTAGCAAAGAGTCGTAAGAGTGAGGAGTATCCGATCTATGGTAACAAGGCAATCAAACAATGGGAAGGACACACTACAATTTTCGACTGGTATGTAACGGAAAATAATCCACCTGATCGCGAAACAGTTCTGGCGAAGTGGCTCCTCTTCGATCAACAGAAGGTCGCATGA